From the Patescibacteria group bacterium genome, one window contains:
- a CDS encoding UDP-N-acetylmuramoyl-L-alanine--D-glutamate ligase — translation MYISELKSKKLLILGFAREGRDTYKFLRKHFPNKVFGIADQKESLPNLPKKRVRLHLGRNYLKAMRQYDVVIKSPGIPLRIVKPLLKKEQHLTSETDIFFSECQGAIVGITGSKGKSTTASLICSMLKKGGKKAKLVGNIGTPALQFLSKQTPEDIFVYELSSFQLEHLNKSPHIAVFLNLYEEHLNHHGSFAAYKKAKANITLFQTSTDFLIYNAKDNEVSKIAKKSRAQKIPFAPETVSKNPSFIAPIEPALLVGKLFGITPSAMKEAIKSFKPLPHRLERIGMFKGIVFVNDSLATIPEATILALDALSNTVTTLIAGGFDRGVSVTKLARRIEQSKIKTLILFPTTGETIFKSLKKKPKNIFFVKSMKEAVQLAYLHTKTGKICLLSPAASSFNLFYDYQDRGNQFKGFVKRYG, via the coding sequence ATGTATATCAGTGAATTGAAAAGCAAGAAGCTTCTGATCCTTGGCTTTGCAAGAGAGGGGAGAGACACCTATAAGTTTTTGAGAAAGCATTTTCCCAATAAAGTATTTGGCATTGCAGATCAAAAGGAATCCCTGCCTAATCTTCCAAAGAAACGAGTAAGGCTTCATCTGGGCCGAAATTACCTAAAAGCAATGAGGCAGTATGACGTTGTAATAAAAAGTCCTGGCATTCCTTTAAGAATAGTGAAACCCTTGCTCAAAAAAGAACAGCATCTTACCTCAGAGACAGATATCTTTTTTTCAGAGTGCCAAGGCGCCATTGTGGGAATAACGGGCAGCAAAGGAAAGAGCACCACGGCTTCCCTTATCTGTTCCATGCTCAAAAAAGGAGGAAAGAAGGCAAAGCTGGTAGGAAACATTGGCACGCCCGCTCTCCAGTTTCTTTCAAAGCAAACTCCAGAAGATATCTTTGTTTATGAACTTTCGAGCTTTCAGTTAGAACATTTAAACAAAAGTCCTCACATTGCAGTATTCTTGAACCTGTACGAAGAACACTTAAACCACCACGGCAGCTTTGCTGCCTACAAGAAAGCAAAAGCAAACATCACCCTTTTTCAGACCTCAACAGATTTTCTTATCTACAACGCAAAAGACAATGAGGTTTCAAAGATTGCAAAGAAAAGCAGAGCACAAAAGATTCCCTTCGCTCCAGAAACAGTTTCAAAGAACCCGTCTTTTATCGCCCCAATAGAACCCGCCTTGCTTGTGGGCAAACTCTTTGGCATTACACCCTCAGCAATGAAAGAAGCGATAAAGAGCTTCAAGCCTTTACCTCATAGATTAGAAAGGATTGGGATGTTCAAGGGCATTGTCTTTGTAAACGATTCCCTCGCCACCATACCTGAAGCCACAATTTTAGCATTGGATGCTTTGAGCAATACTGTTACAACGTTAATCGCAGGAGGCTTTGACAGGGGAGTGAGTGTTACAAAATTGGCAAGAAGAATTGAACAAAGTAAGATAAAAACCCTTATTCTTTTTCCCACAACCGGAGAAACAATCTTCAAATCCTTAAAGAAGAAACCAAAGAACATATTTTTTGTCAAAAGCATGAAAGAGGCAGTACAACTCGCTTACCTGCACACAAAAACTGGGAAGATCTGCCTTCTTTCGCCCGCTGCCTCCAGCTTTAACCTGTTTTATGACTACCAAGACAGGGGAAACCAGTTTAAGGGGTTTGTGAAACGGTATGGATAG
- a CDS encoding glutamate--tRNA ligase yields the protein MRVRTRFAPSPTGPLHMGNARTALFSYLFAKKERGDFVVRVEDTAKERSKPEWEKDVLENLEWLGLSWDEGPTKAGDKGSFGPYRQSERTKIYKEYLEKLLKEKKAYWCFCTQEELEAQRQDQTSRGETPRYSGRCRTLSLKEQEQNKKTGKPAAIRFVVEPKKITFKDLIRGEVSFDMTLSGDIVIAKNLKTPLYNFTVVVDDELMRITHVIRGEDHISNTPKQQLIRKALGFKQEIKYAHLPLILGEDKTKLSKRHGDNSVTRFRKEGYLPEAIVNFLALLGWNPGDEREIFSLQGLVKEFSLDRVQKGNAVFNLQRLDWINGFYLRQKDKKTLVKLAIPYLKEAGLLEVNGNGEQKKFSLRMQKSHPYAVKETGEGIGPEFLGEVVNLYQERLKKLSEIAELADFFFKKELNYEKELLRWKNMEEQEIAESLEKSHELLLGLKEGDWNKEKIEQILLKEAEAGGKGKLLWPLRVALTGKKASAGPFEVASVLGKEKTLQRIKQAMAKLQQTQKPSMTNNTNNFNF from the coding sequence ATGAGAGTAAGAACGAGATTTGCGCCATCGCCCACAGGGCCCCTGCACATGGGAAACGCCAGGACTGCCCTGTTCTCTTACCTCTTTGCCAAAAAAGAAAGAGGGGATTTTGTGGTGCGGGTAGAAGATACGGCCAAGGAGCGCTCAAAACCAGAGTGGGAGAAAGACGTGTTAGAAAACCTGGAATGGCTGGGGCTGAGTTGGGACGAAGGGCCAACCAAAGCAGGGGATAAAGGAAGCTTTGGCCCCTACCGGCAGTCTGAAAGAACCAAGATATACAAGGAATACCTTGAAAAACTCCTTAAAGAAAAGAAAGCATACTGGTGTTTTTGCACACAAGAAGAACTGGAAGCTCAGCGCCAGGATCAAACCAGCAGGGGAGAAACCCCAAGGTATTCTGGGAGATGCAGAACTCTCTCTTTAAAAGAACAAGAGCAGAACAAAAAAACCGGAAAACCTGCTGCTATTCGTTTTGTAGTGGAACCCAAAAAAATTACCTTCAAAGACCTTATTCGGGGTGAGGTTTCTTTTGATATGACTTTGTCTGGTGACATTGTGATTGCAAAGAACCTAAAAACCCCGTTGTATAATTTTACTGTGGTGGTGGACGACGAGTTAATGCGCATCACCCATGTTATCCGGGGAGAAGACCATATTTCCAACACACCAAAGCAGCAGCTTATAAGAAAAGCTCTGGGGTTTAAACAAGAAATCAAGTACGCCCACCTTCCGCTCATTCTTGGAGAAGACAAGACCAAGCTTTCAAAGCGCCACGGAGACAACTCCGTCACCAGGTTCAGGAAAGAAGGATACCTGCCAGAAGCAATCGTGAACTTTCTTGCCCTGCTTGGTTGGAACCCAGGGGATGAGCGGGAAATCTTTTCTTTGCAAGGGTTGGTCAAGGAGTTTTCTTTAGACCGGGTACAAAAGGGGAATGCCGTGTTTAACCTGCAACGCTTAGACTGGATTAACGGCTTTTACCTAAGGCAAAAAGACAAGAAAACCTTGGTAAAACTGGCAATTCCTTACTTAAAAGAGGCAGGGCTGCTGGAGGTAAATGGAAATGGAGAGCAAAAGAAGTTTTCCTTGCGAATGCAAAAATCCCACCCCTATGCCGTAAAAGAAACAGGGGAGGGGATTGGCCCTGAGTTTTTGGGTGAAGTGGTTAATCTATACCAAGAGCGCCTAAAAAAGCTTTCTGAGATAGCGGAGCTGGCTGACTTTTTCTTTAAAAAAGAGTTGAACTACGAAAAAGAACTCTTGCGCTGGAAAAACATGGAAGAACAAGAAATTGCAGAATCGCTGGAAAAATCCCACGAGCTTCTCTTAGGCCTCAAAGAAGGGGACTGGAATAAAGAAAAGATAGAACAGATATTGCTTAAGGAAGCCGAAGCGGGAGGCAAGGGAAAACTTTTATGGCCTCTGCGTGTTGCTCTTACGGGTAAGAAAGCTTCGGCCGGACCTTTTGAGGTGGCTTCGGTTCTTGGCAAAGAAAAGACGCTGCAGAGAATCAAGCAGGCAATGGCAAAACTCCAACAAACACAGAAACCATCCATGACCAACAATACTAACAATTTTAACTTCTAA
- a CDS encoding UDP-N-acetylglucosamine--N-acetylmuramyl-(pentapeptide) pyrophosphoryl-undecaprenol N-acetylglucosamine transferase: protein MKILFTGGGTGGHILPIIALTREIRAQADLPAEASAKEGDTPLEFFYMGPKDEFSEMLSSQEGIKTYHIFSGKIRRYEFLKSLPKNLLDVFVKVPLGIIQAFFRIFFLGPDIIFSKGGYGSVPSTIAGWILRVPIILHESDIVPGMANKIVARFASEIFVSFPNTKEFPKNKVVEVGNPIRKDILTGSKEEAKRLFNLQGTKPVLLLLGGSQGAQRVNDMLLVILDEALKDYEIIHQTGEKNFSQVKAEAEVIVAKERRGLYHPFAFLKETELRHMYAATDLIISRAGSGSVFEIAALGKPSILIPLPESAQNHQIENAYAYQKTGACIVLEENNLTPHFFLERVHSLFANKAELQKMSEAAKNFAKPEAGRVIAKYIIESLSIS, encoded by the coding sequence ATGAAGATTCTGTTTACAGGAGGAGGAACAGGAGGACATATCCTACCTATCATAGCCCTTACGCGAGAGATACGAGCGCAGGCAGACCTGCCCGCCGAAGCCTCGGCGAAGGAGGGGGATACACCTTTGGAGTTTTTTTACATGGGTCCAAAAGATGAATTTTCTGAAATGCTCTCGTCTCAAGAAGGAATAAAAACCTACCATATCTTTTCTGGCAAGATACGGCGCTATGAGTTTTTAAAGTCCTTGCCAAAGAATCTCCTTGATGTTTTTGTCAAAGTACCTCTTGGCATCATACAGGCATTCTTTCGTATCTTTTTTTTGGGCCCAGACATTATCTTTTCAAAGGGTGGATACGGGTCTGTTCCTTCTACCATTGCAGGATGGATTCTTCGCGTACCCATTATACTGCATGAATCCGACATTGTTCCTGGCATGGCAAACAAAATCGTAGCAAGGTTTGCTTCTGAAATCTTTGTGTCTTTCCCAAACACCAAAGAGTTTCCCAAAAACAAGGTTGTGGAGGTGGGTAACCCTATTCGAAAAGATATACTTACGGGTTCTAAAGAAGAAGCAAAGCGGCTCTTTAACTTACAGGGAACAAAACCCGTACTCTTGCTGCTGGGGGGCTCTCAGGGAGCTCAGCGGGTCAACGATATGCTTTTGGTTATATTAGATGAAGCACTAAAAGATTATGAAATCATCCATCAGACAGGGGAAAAGAACTTTTCTCAGGTAAAGGCAGAGGCAGAAGTAATTGTGGCAAAAGAGAGAAGGGGATTATACCATCCTTTTGCCTTTCTTAAAGAAACAGAGCTGCGCCATATGTATGCTGCAACAGACCTCATCATAAGCAGGGCAGGATCGGGGTCGGTGTTTGAGATTGCTGCCCTGGGTAAACCCTCCATTTTAATTCCCCTGCCAGAATCTGCCCAAAACCACCAAATAGAGAATGCCTATGCCTACCAAAAAACAGGCGCGTGCATTGTGCTGGAAGAAAACAACCTTACCCCACACTTCTTTTTAGAACGGGTACACTCCCTCTTTGCCAATAAAGCAGAACTCCAGAAGATGTCAGAGGCAGCAAAGAACTTTGCCAAACCAGAAGCGGGCAGAGTCATAGCAAAATACATAATTGAGTCTCTGTCAATCTCGTGA
- a CDS encoding replication-associated recombination protein A — MEPLASKIRPKSLKEFVGQEHLVGKGKPLNVAIAQKHLFSFILWGPPGSGKTTLARIYAKSLHAKLYGLSAVSAGKADIKAILADPSTSSGQAKEQPKVLFLDEIHRFNKAQQDFLLPYVETGELTLIGATTENPSFEVIAPLLSRCRVFVLNELSQEEMAKIIKQTGLKLDKKASDWLVAMANGDARQAIMMLESTKELYGKITVETLKDTLQARFLRYDKKGEEHYNTISAFIKSMRASQADAALYYLARMIDAGEDPKFIARRMVIFASEDIGLAQPTALVVANAAFRAVEIIGLPECAINLAHGVAYLCECKKDRSSYEAYFSAVNDVKEYGNLPVPLKIRNASTKLMKELEYGKEYEKYTKEDLLPEKLKGKKYLRKR, encoded by the coding sequence ATGGAACCTCTAGCTTCAAAAATAAGGCCAAAGAGCTTAAAGGAGTTTGTCGGCCAAGAGCATCTTGTGGGAAAGGGGAAACCCTTGAATGTTGCGATTGCCCAAAAACACCTGTTCTCATTTATTCTGTGGGGGCCTCCGGGTTCTGGAAAGACAACATTGGCAAGGATATATGCCAAGAGCTTACATGCAAAACTCTATGGGCTTTCTGCGGTTTCAGCCGGTAAAGCTGACATTAAGGCCATATTGGCAGACCCTTCGACAAGCTCAGGGCAAGCAAAGGAGCAGCCCAAAGTTTTGTTCTTAGACGAGATCCACAGGTTCAACAAGGCCCAGCAAGACTTTCTTTTGCCTTATGTAGAAACGGGAGAACTTACTTTAATTGGAGCTACAACAGAGAACCCAAGCTTTGAGGTTATTGCGCCTCTGCTTTCAAGGTGCAGGGTTTTTGTGTTAAACGAACTTTCCCAGGAGGAAATGGCAAAGATAATAAAGCAGACAGGGTTAAAGTTAGATAAGAAGGCAAGTGATTGGCTTGTTGCAATGGCAAATGGAGACGCCAGGCAGGCCATTATGATGCTTGAGAGTACCAAAGAACTGTATGGCAAAATTACCGTAGAAACACTCAAAGACACGCTCCAGGCAAGGTTTTTAAGGTACGACAAGAAGGGTGAGGAGCACTACAACACCATTTCTGCCTTTATTAAAAGCATGAGAGCATCTCAGGCAGATGCTGCCTTATACTACTTGGCGAGAATGATTGATGCAGGAGAAGACCCCAAGTTTATAGCAAGAAGAATGGTTATCTTTGCCTCAGAAGACATTGGATTAGCCCAACCCACGGCTCTTGTTGTTGCAAATGCGGCATTTCGTGCAGTAGAGATTATTGGCCTGCCAGAATGTGCCATAAACCTGGCGCATGGTGTAGCATACCTATGTGAGTGCAAGAAAGACAGGAGTTCATATGAGGCATACTTTAGCGCTGTTAATGATGTGAAAGAATACGGAAACCTACCCGTTCCCTTGAAAATTAGGAACGCTTCAACTAAGCTTATGAAAGAGCTGGAATACGGAAAGGAATACGAGAAATATACAAAAGAAGATTTACTGCCAGAAAAGCTAAAAGGAAAGAAGTATCTAAGAAAACGTTAA
- a CDS encoding DNA-3-methyladenine glycosylase I has product MKQNRCSWPLSSQEMIEYHDREWGRPLFDDTKLYEFFLLDTFQAGLSWAIILSKRNNFKKAFSNFNVAKIAAYGREEQNRLLRNSGIIRNKRKIQAAITNAKIVLDIQKEYGSFAKYLWSFTKGKPIQHSYKRLGDIPTASKEAEAMSKDMRARGFLFVGPTTLYAFMQGIGMVNDHLVSCFAHKEAKKAISRRF; this is encoded by the coding sequence ATGAAACAGAATAGGTGCTCTTGGCCATTGAGTAGTCAAGAAATGATAGAGTACCATGACAGGGAGTGGGGGAGACCCCTTTTTGATGACACAAAACTCTATGAGTTTTTTCTTTTAGATACATTCCAAGCTGGTTTAAGTTGGGCAATTATTTTATCAAAGAGAAATAACTTCAAAAAAGCATTTTCTAATTTCAACGTTGCAAAAATTGCAGCATACGGCAGGGAAGAGCAAAACCGGTTGCTGCGTAACTCCGGGATTATACGAAACAAAAGAAAGATACAAGCTGCTATAACCAACGCGAAAATAGTACTTGACATACAAAAGGAATATGGCTCTTTTGCCAAATACCTCTGGAGTTTCACTAAAGGTAAGCCCATCCAGCATAGCTATAAAAGGCTGGGGGATATTCCCACGGCCTCAAAGGAGGCAGAAGCTATGAGCAAGGATATGAGAGCTAGGGGCTTTTTGTTTGTGGGTCCCACTACCTTATATGCTTTTATGCAGGGCATTGGCATGGTAAATGACCACCTGGTGTCCTGCTTTGCGCATAAAGAGGCTAAAAAGGCCATTTCTAGGCGTTTTTAG
- a CDS encoding PQQ-dependent sugar dehydrogenase encodes MKKTILALGVVLGIALVLYGVRGQLLPFLFSPQAPSKAQTGIERVPEEAIAMIAQGLTIPWEVAFLPNKDILVTQRSGELLLLGEDAVYEIEGVAHVGEGGLLGMALHPDFETSRWLYLYLTTQTEQGLENRVERYRFEENKLSERTLLLSGIPGARFHDGGRIEFGPDGMLYITTGDAGNPDSAQDIHSLSGKILRLNDDGSIPDDNPFLNEVYSYGHRNPQGLTWDNKGRLWSTEHGRSGLQPGQSGFDELNLIEKGKNYGWPVIQGGETKEGMEAPFVHSGADFTWAPGDVEYIKGNFFFGGLRGEALYQVTKNSKELKAHFFKEFGRIRAVRLAPDGMLYITTSNQDGRGRPKEGDDKIIRLDPSLFEF; translated from the coding sequence ATGAAGAAGACTATTCTTGCATTAGGAGTGGTTCTTGGCATAGCCCTGGTGTTATATGGCGTACGAGGACAACTCTTGCCTTTTTTGTTTTCTCCTCAAGCACCCTCAAAAGCGCAAACAGGCATAGAGAGAGTTCCAGAAGAGGCGATTGCCATGATAGCTCAAGGACTTACTATTCCTTGGGAGGTTGCCTTTCTCCCGAATAAAGATATTCTGGTTACTCAGCGTTCAGGAGAACTTCTTTTGCTTGGAGAGGACGCGGTCTATGAAATTGAAGGGGTGGCGCACGTTGGAGAAGGGGGATTGCTTGGCATGGCCCTACACCCTGACTTTGAAACAAGTCGTTGGCTCTATCTTTACCTCACGACGCAAACTGAACAGGGCTTGGAAAACAGGGTAGAGCGATATCGTTTTGAGGAGAACAAGCTGTCAGAACGCACCTTGCTTCTTTCTGGGATTCCAGGAGCCAGGTTCCATGACGGGGGGAGAATAGAGTTTGGACCAGATGGCATGTTGTATATCACCACGGGGGATGCAGGAAATCCGGACTCTGCCCAAGACATACATTCTCTTTCAGGAAAGATTCTGCGGTTGAACGATGATGGCTCCATTCCAGATGACAACCCATTTTTGAACGAGGTCTATTCGTACGGACATCGCAATCCCCAAGGATTAACGTGGGATAACAAGGGGAGGCTGTGGAGCACAGAGCATGGAAGATCCGGACTTCAACCCGGCCAATCTGGTTTTGACGAGTTAAATCTCATTGAAAAAGGCAAGAACTACGGCTGGCCCGTTATTCAGGGAGGTGAGACAAAAGAAGGCATGGAGGCTCCCTTTGTGCATTCTGGAGCCGACTTTACCTGGGCCCCGGGTGATGTTGAATATATAAAGGGAAACTTCTTCTTTGGCGGACTTCGGGGGGAAGCTTTATATCAGGTTACAAAGAACTCAAAAGAGCTGAAAGCGCACTTCTTTAAAGAGTTTGGGAGGATTAGAGCGGTACGCCTCGCTCCAGATGGTATGCTCTACATTACAACCAGCAATCAAGACGGCAGAGGGCGCCCCAAAGAGGGTGATGACAAGATTATTCGTTTGGACCCGAGCTTGTTTGAGTTTTAA
- a CDS encoding tyrosine-type recombinase/integrase, with translation MVKSKKPIIEHIKDFLDYCEVERGLSSRTQENYKHYLKKFTTWLSFKNRPGLLPHEFSAEDVWDYRLYLSRYQNKGKELSKLTQNYYLIALRALLSFFIAKDITSLPPDKITLPKDAAKEKSIKFLNLDQIKKLLDAPDATNPAGLRDKAIIEALFSTGLRIAELVALNKEQFDSILNKEDFELSITGKGSYTRTVYFSERALEWLKKYLKTRNDNEKALFINYRGRRKEENRLTPRSIERMIKKYSVKAGIPLFTTPHTLRHSMATDLLEQGVDLRTIQEFLGHKNIVTTQIYTHVTNKRLRDIHRQFHSGKNLK, from the coding sequence ATGGTGAAATCAAAAAAGCCCATCATAGAACATATAAAAGACTTTCTTGATTACTGCGAGGTAGAACGCGGATTATCTTCACGCACACAAGAAAACTACAAACACTATTTAAAAAAGTTTACTACCTGGCTCTCCTTTAAGAATCGACCAGGCCTTCTTCCTCATGAGTTTTCTGCAGAGGATGTATGGGATTACCGGCTTTACCTATCAAGATACCAAAATAAGGGCAAAGAACTGTCCAAATTGACCCAGAACTACTATTTAATAGCCTTAAGAGCCCTTTTGAGCTTCTTTATTGCAAAGGATATCACTTCCCTACCGCCAGACAAAATCACCTTGCCAAAAGACGCAGCGAAAGAAAAATCAATAAAGTTTTTAAATCTTGATCAGATAAAAAAACTACTGGATGCTCCAGATGCCACCAATCCTGCGGGATTGCGGGACAAAGCCATTATTGAAGCCCTGTTTTCCACTGGATTGCGAATAGCCGAACTCGTTGCTTTAAACAAAGAGCAGTTTGATTCTATCTTAAACAAAGAAGACTTTGAGCTTAGTATTACTGGCAAAGGTTCATACACAAGAACCGTGTACTTTTCAGAGCGAGCTTTAGAATGGTTGAAAAAATATTTAAAGACCAGAAACGACAACGAAAAGGCTTTGTTTATTAATTACCGTGGGCGTAGGAAAGAAGAGAACCGCCTTACTCCCCGTTCCATTGAACGCATGATAAAAAAGTACTCAGTGAAAGCCGGTATTCCCCTCTTCACCACACCGCATACTTTGCGGCACAGTATGGCTACCGACTTATTGGAGCAAGGAGTTGATCTTCGTACGATTCAAGAGTTTTTGGGCCACAAGAATATTGTAACTACTCAAATCTACACTCACGTTACCAATAAACGCCTCCGGGACATTCATCGTCAATTTCATAGTGGAAAAAATCTAAAATAA
- the ftsW gene encoding putative lipid II flippase FtsW, giving the protein MDRRRRKKWGVDPVLLGTIVLLVFLGILILASVSASFSLQTFGTTYYFLNHQILLGLLPGLLVGAMAFFFVSPEMIKKWSFALLLANILLLILVFLPGIGSPEGAHRWIYIGSQSFQPSELLKLTFILYLASLLAAKVTKHSETSKKKEGMIHHLLKGKEALFPFVVVTGIISFLLIQQPDASTLGVIGLTGIIMYFVAGTPLWHTPLIIFSGLGLFYFLIKIAPYRFSRIQVFFDPLLDPLGQGYQIKQALIGIGSGGLTGIGLGLSFQKFGFLPEPISDSIFAVVAEELGFIGAVFLVMLFLFFAWRSFALARKIEDPFAKIATVGIASWITLQAFINMGSITGLLPLTGIPLPFISYGGSALVVELIAMGILLKLTSKSYTMR; this is encoded by the coding sequence ATGGATAGGAGAAGGAGAAAGAAATGGGGGGTTGACCCCGTACTTCTCGGCACTATTGTGCTGCTTGTGTTTTTGGGCATCCTTATTTTGGCCTCAGTGTCTGCTTCTTTCTCTTTGCAGACCTTTGGCACCACCTACTACTTTTTGAACCATCAAATCCTCTTGGGCCTTCTTCCCGGGCTTCTTGTTGGGGCCATGGCGTTCTTTTTTGTTTCTCCTGAAATGATAAAGAAGTGGAGCTTTGCTCTGCTCTTGGCCAACATTCTCTTGTTGATTCTGGTGTTCTTGCCTGGTATCGGGAGTCCAGAGGGAGCCCACCGCTGGATCTATATAGGATCCCAGTCCTTTCAGCCCTCAGAACTCCTAAAACTCACCTTCATTCTCTACCTTGCTTCTTTGCTGGCAGCCAAGGTTACAAAACACAGTGAAACCAGCAAGAAAAAGGAAGGAATGATACATCACCTCTTAAAAGGAAAGGAGGCATTGTTTCCTTTTGTCGTGGTCACAGGAATCATCAGCTTTCTCTTAATCCAGCAACCAGACGCCTCCACATTAGGGGTCATTGGCCTGACTGGCATTATCATGTACTTTGTTGCGGGAACCCCTTTGTGGCATACACCCCTCATAATCTTTTCGGGACTGGGACTTTTCTATTTCTTGATTAAGATTGCACCCTACCGATTCTCGCGCATTCAAGTGTTTTTCGACCCTTTACTTGACCCCTTGGGCCAAGGATATCAGATAAAGCAGGCGTTAATCGGCATTGGCTCTGGGGGGTTAACAGGCATTGGTCTGGGTCTAAGTTTTCAAAAGTTCGGGTTTTTACCAGAGCCCATCTCTGACTCCATTTTTGCTGTGGTGGCAGAGGAACTGGGATTTATTGGAGCTGTCTTTCTCGTGATGCTCTTTTTGTTCTTTGCCTGGCGCAGCTTTGCTTTAGCAAGAAAAATTGAGGACCCATTTGCAAAAATTGCAACGGTGGGTATTGCTTCCTGGATTACCCTGCAGGCATTCATCAACATGGGGTCCATTACAGGACTCTTGCCCTTGACCGGTATTCCCTTGCCCTTCATATCCTATGGTGGCTCTGCCTTGGTGGTAGAACTCATTGCAATGGGCATTCTACTGAAATTAACCTCAAAATCATATACAATGAGATAA